A stretch of the Actinomyces faecalis genome encodes the following:
- the glgX gene encoding glycogen debranching protein GlgX, giving the protein MAGVSESLTVLPAALCPEDARDRTRLGATTEAEGTSFVVVAPHATAVDLCLVQTDGAGRVLAERRVGMHGPERGAWGAFVPGVGAGQRYGYRVHGPWSPDEGVLANPNKLLLDPYARALEGTPELGPEIFAHEVDERLRPVAQPMTPSLLDSASHVALGVVTGPPTFPVVPGPRTAPEQTVIYETHVKGLTHDMPGVPPELRGTYAGLAHPATISYLTSLGVTTIELLPIQASFSEVFLLKSSRTNYWGYSTLSYFAPEPSYATAAAREAGPQAVLDELRGMVSILHEAGLEVVMDVVYNHTCESGVDGPSLSLRGLDNLEYYLHSPGRPAQYADVTGTGNTVDFRSTRAVQLALDSLRYWVSEIGVDGFRFDLAATLGREGSEFNPRHALLIGMATDPVLQRARLIAEPWDVGPGGWRTGEFPAPFHDWNDRYRGTVRSFWLSDASALAKGLPGSDLCDLATRLSGSADLFSGGEYPAGRGPLGSVNFVTAHDGFTLRDLVSYDYKHNEANGEANRDGTDDNRSWNHGFEGPVPEGVDGGPIEVLRRRSTRNVLGTLLVSAGTPMLLGGDEVGRSQGGNNNSYCQDSPVSWYDWDLATWQRDVLATTRFLLRLRREHPVMRPAAFATGLPVDGDSIADLAWYRADGEAMEHEQWHDPHTRVVQMLRSGVPVGDDDLLVVINGSLDQVEVTLPGAHGRDWHLTWDSSWAVPRPHTSAFALARRVGRGPAGRSHVAVSPQAQAARTGMTGCRQDRPGDTTTMDALSLRLYLSGEDLV; this is encoded by the coding sequence ATGGCAGGCGTGTCTGAATCCCTCACCGTGCTGCCTGCAGCCCTCTGCCCCGAGGACGCCCGCGACCGCACGCGTCTGGGCGCCACCACCGAGGCGGAGGGGACGAGCTTCGTCGTCGTCGCCCCGCACGCCACCGCCGTCGACCTGTGCCTGGTCCAGACCGACGGCGCCGGCCGGGTCCTGGCTGAGCGGCGGGTCGGCATGCACGGGCCCGAGCGCGGCGCCTGGGGCGCCTTCGTCCCGGGCGTGGGCGCGGGCCAGCGCTACGGCTACCGCGTCCACGGGCCGTGGAGCCCTGACGAGGGCGTACTCGCCAACCCGAACAAGCTCCTGCTCGATCCCTACGCACGTGCGCTGGAGGGGACCCCAGAGCTCGGTCCGGAGATCTTCGCCCACGAGGTCGACGAGCGGCTGCGCCCGGTGGCCCAGCCGATGACGCCCTCGCTCCTGGACTCCGCCAGCCACGTGGCCCTGGGCGTGGTCACCGGCCCCCCGACCTTCCCCGTCGTGCCCGGCCCACGCACGGCGCCCGAGCAGACAGTCATCTACGAGACCCACGTCAAGGGCCTGACCCACGACATGCCCGGGGTCCCGCCCGAGCTGCGCGGAACCTACGCGGGCCTGGCCCACCCGGCCACGATCAGCTACCTCACCTCCCTCGGTGTCACCACGATCGAGCTGCTTCCGATCCAGGCCTCCTTCTCCGAGGTCTTCCTCCTGAAGAGCTCGCGCACGAACTACTGGGGCTACTCCACGCTGTCCTACTTCGCCCCCGAGCCCTCCTACGCCACCGCCGCCGCGCGCGAGGCCGGCCCCCAGGCCGTGCTCGACGAGCTGCGGGGCATGGTCTCGATCCTTCACGAGGCCGGGCTCGAGGTCGTCATGGACGTGGTCTACAACCACACCTGCGAGTCAGGCGTGGACGGACCGAGCCTGAGCCTGCGCGGCCTGGACAACCTGGAGTACTACCTGCACTCCCCCGGGCGCCCCGCCCAGTACGCCGACGTCACGGGAACCGGGAACACCGTGGACTTCCGTTCCACCCGGGCCGTCCAGCTGGCGCTGGACTCCCTGCGCTACTGGGTCAGCGAGATCGGCGTGGACGGCTTCCGCTTCGACCTGGCGGCGACCCTGGGACGCGAGGGCTCAGAGTTCAACCCGCGCCACGCCCTGCTGATCGGCATGGCCACGGACCCGGTGCTCCAGCGCGCCAGGCTCATCGCCGAGCCCTGGGACGTGGGGCCGGGCGGGTGGCGCACCGGCGAGTTCCCCGCCCCCTTCCACGACTGGAACGACCGCTACCGCGGCACCGTGCGCTCCTTCTGGCTCTCCGACGCCTCCGCCCTGGCCAAGGGTCTGCCCGGCTCGGACCTGTGTGACCTGGCCACGCGCCTGTCAGGCAGCGCGGACCTGTTCTCCGGCGGGGAGTACCCCGCAGGACGCGGGCCGCTGGGCAGCGTCAACTTCGTCACCGCCCACGACGGCTTCACCCTGCGCGACCTGGTCTCCTACGACTACAAGCACAACGAGGCCAACGGCGAGGCCAACCGCGACGGCACCGACGACAACCGCTCATGGAACCACGGCTTCGAGGGCCCGGTCCCTGAGGGCGTGGACGGCGGCCCGATCGAGGTGCTGCGCCGTCGGTCCACTCGCAACGTGCTGGGCACGCTCCTGGTCTCGGCCGGCACGCCCATGCTGCTGGGAGGCGACGAGGTCGGCCGAAGCCAGGGCGGTAACAACAACTCCTACTGCCAGGACTCCCCGGTGTCCTGGTACGACTGGGACCTGGCCACCTGGCAGCGCGACGTCCTGGCCACCACCCGCTTCCTGCTGCGCCTGCGCCGCGAGCACCCGGTTATGCGCCCCGCGGCCTTCGCCACCGGGCTGCCGGTTGACGGGGACTCGATCGCGGACCTGGCCTGGTACCGCGCCGACGGCGAGGCGATGGAGCACGAGCAGTGGCACGACCCGCACACGCGAGTGGTCCAGATGCTGCGCTCGGGCGTGCCGGTGGGCGACGACGACCTGCTCGTGGTCATCAACGGCTCCCTGGACCAGGTGGAGGTCACGCTGCCCGGCGCGCACGGACGTGACTGGCACCTGACCTGGGACTCCTCCTGGGCGGTCCCGCGCCCGCACACCTCTGCCTTCGCGCTGGCCCGCAGGGTGGGGCGCGGACCAGCCGGTAGGTCTCACGTCGCCGTCTCGCCACAGGCTCAGGCCGCACGTACCGGTATGACGGGCTGCAGGCAGGACCGGCCGGGTGACACCACGACCATGGACGCGCTGAGCCTGCGGCTGTACCTGTCGGGTGAGGATCTCGTCTGA
- a CDS encoding electron transfer flavoprotein subunit beta/FixA family protein produces MKIVVCIKHVPDVQSERRLEDGRLVRGEEDVLNELDENAVEAAVALVEDLGGEVVALTMGPEDAEDGLRRALQMGADSGVLVTDESLVGADVVATARTLAAAIARIGGVDPAAPREEGQVVTGDVDLVITGMASLDSMTSMLPGALAAALGVPALTLASTLEAADDGEVVVTRATGSLRETLAAPTPALVSVTDQANEPRYPNFAAMRAARKKPVNTWDLAELGLEPGAGPDIAVVSSQARPPREAGTIRTDAGQAGRDLAVWLVDNKLV; encoded by the coding sequence ATGAAAATCGTCGTCTGCATCAAGCACGTCCCCGACGTCCAGTCCGAGCGCCGCCTGGAGGACGGGCGTCTCGTGCGCGGTGAGGAGGACGTCCTCAACGAGCTCGACGAGAACGCCGTCGAGGCAGCCGTGGCCCTGGTCGAGGACCTCGGCGGTGAGGTGGTGGCTCTCACCATGGGCCCCGAGGACGCCGAGGACGGGTTGCGCCGCGCCCTGCAGATGGGAGCCGACTCCGGCGTGCTGGTGACGGACGAGTCCCTGGTAGGGGCCGACGTCGTCGCCACCGCCCGCACCCTGGCTGCCGCGATCGCTCGCATCGGCGGGGTGGACCCGGCTGCGCCGCGCGAGGAGGGGCAGGTCGTCACCGGTGACGTGGACCTCGTCATCACCGGTATGGCCTCCCTGGACTCCATGACCTCGATGCTGCCCGGCGCGCTCGCCGCAGCCCTGGGCGTACCGGCTCTCACCCTCGCCAGCACCCTGGAGGCCGCGGACGACGGCGAGGTCGTCGTCACCCGTGCCACCGGCTCCCTGCGCGAGACCCTGGCCGCCCCCACCCCTGCGCTGGTCTCGGTCACGGACCAGGCCAACGAGCCGCGCTACCCCAACTTTGCCGCGATGCGCGCCGCCAGGAAGAAGCCCGTGAACACCTGGGACCTGGCTGAGCTGGGTCTGGAGCCGGGAGCCGGACCGGACATCGCCGTCGTCAGCTCCCAGGCCCGTCCGCCACGTGAGGCCGGCACCATCCGGACCGACGCAGGGCAGGCCGGGCGTGACCTGGCTGTCTGGCTGGTGGACAACAAGCTGGTGTGA
- a CDS encoding electron transfer flavoprotein subunit alpha/FixB family protein, translated as MTETLTDPILVLVDLEAPSDAPGGLGAAQTTHARPTGPALDLLAGARHLTSGDVVAVVLGTVGADASALLAAAGATRLLAAELGGSQSLAGVAADALVCAARSVRPAASLVVSDYRGKEVAGRAAVLLGSAAACDVAEVEVRDGALHASRLVLSGSWSTTTRLAASGEAAPVLAVRPGAFAAAGVEAGELDREVRPEPLAVEVLDAEVSPQSLSVRLVSREQASVVSGPDLAQARTVVVGGRGVDGDFDLVRSLAEPLGAAVGATRVACDEGWIERSAQIGQTGLSVAPRLYVGLGVSGAVHHTSGIQGAGTIVAVCDDSEAPIFEMADYGIVGDVREVVPQLVEELGRLRG; from the coding sequence ATGACTGAGACGCTGACTGACCCGATCCTCGTCCTGGTGGACCTCGAGGCCCCCTCGGACGCTCCCGGCGGCCTAGGCGCTGCCCAGACCACCCACGCCCGTCCCACCGGACCGGCCCTCGACCTGCTGGCGGGAGCCCGTCACCTGACCAGCGGCGACGTCGTTGCTGTCGTGCTCGGCACGGTCGGGGCCGACGCCTCGGCCCTCCTGGCGGCGGCCGGTGCCACCCGGCTGCTGGCCGCTGAGCTCGGGGGCTCGCAGTCCCTGGCCGGGGTCGCCGCGGACGCCCTGGTCTGCGCGGCGCGCAGCGTGCGCCCCGCGGCCTCCCTCGTCGTCTCGGACTACCGCGGCAAGGAGGTAGCCGGGCGTGCTGCCGTCCTGCTGGGCTCGGCTGCCGCCTGTGACGTGGCCGAGGTCGAGGTTCGTGACGGAGCGCTGCACGCCTCCAGGCTCGTGCTCTCGGGCTCCTGGTCCACGACGACGCGTCTGGCCGCCTCGGGAGAGGCTGCACCGGTCCTGGCGGTGCGTCCCGGTGCCTTCGCGGCCGCCGGTGTCGAGGCGGGCGAGCTGGACCGTGAGGTGCGTCCTGAGCCGCTGGCCGTGGAGGTCCTTGACGCTGAGGTGAGCCCTCAGTCCCTGTCCGTGCGCCTGGTCTCACGTGAGCAGGCCAGCGTCGTCAGCGGGCCGGACCTGGCCCAGGCTCGTACCGTCGTGGTCGGCGGGCGCGGGGTCGACGGTGACTTCGACCTGGTCCGCTCGCTCGCAGAGCCGCTGGGTGCGGCAGTGGGTGCGACGCGTGTGGCCTGCGACGAGGGCTGGATCGAGCGCAGCGCCCAGATCGGCCAGACCGGGCTGTCAGTCGCTCCACGCCTGTACGTCGGCCTGGGCGTGTCCGGGGCCGTGCACCACACCAGCGGCATCCAGGGGGCGGGCACGATCGTGGCCGTGTGCGACGACTCCGAGGCCCCGATCTTCGAGATGGCCGACTACGGCATCGTCGGTGACGTGCGCGAGGTCGTCCCGCAGCTGGTCGAGGAGCTGGGTCGGCTTCGAGGATGA
- a CDS encoding LacI family DNA-binding transcriptional regulator, with translation MTPDHRPASPTQADVARAAGVSTAVVSYVVNNGPRPVSSEARERVEAAIQALGYSPNASARALRSGASRLLGVCVPGVRNPYHAELVEHIAAAAEQAGFGTLLMTTDASARREDDLIAALIDRGVDGLVISPVKEPGSYDAFARRLPTALLCAAAPSPSHHTIGADMEAGTRQAVDHLIAHGHTDIALLMAPLDSWDLNGRVHGWRAALTQHDLPQTLVETTGWSRAAGYQAMRRLLDTPTPPTAVLAGSDLLALGALRALWERGMRTPQDIALVATDGTESVLMSTPRLTTLTQPFEAMARAAVDATTQPERQATQTLFPMQLLVGESCGCPALVTH, from the coding sequence ATGACCCCGGACCACCGCCCCGCCTCGCCGACCCAGGCTGACGTCGCCCGCGCGGCCGGCGTCAGCACCGCCGTCGTCTCCTACGTGGTCAACAACGGCCCCCGCCCGGTCTCCTCCGAGGCGCGCGAGCGCGTGGAGGCCGCTATCCAGGCGCTCGGGTACAGCCCCAACGCCTCAGCGCGGGCACTGCGCTCGGGAGCCTCACGGCTCCTGGGCGTGTGCGTGCCCGGGGTCCGTAACCCCTACCACGCCGAGCTCGTCGAGCACATTGCCGCCGCGGCGGAGCAGGCCGGCTTCGGCACGCTCCTGATGACGACCGACGCCTCTGCGCGACGCGAGGACGACCTGATCGCCGCGCTCATCGACCGCGGGGTCGACGGCCTCGTCATCTCCCCCGTCAAGGAGCCCGGCTCCTACGACGCCTTCGCCCGCAGGCTGCCGACGGCGCTGCTGTGCGCCGCCGCTCCCTCACCCAGCCACCACACGATCGGGGCTGACATGGAGGCAGGGACCCGCCAGGCGGTCGACCACCTCATCGCCCACGGACACACTGACATCGCCCTGCTCATGGCACCCCTGGACTCCTGGGACCTCAACGGCAGGGTCCACGGCTGGCGTGCGGCACTGACCCAGCACGACCTGCCCCAGACCCTCGTCGAGACCACCGGGTGGAGCCGGGCAGCCGGCTACCAGGCGATGCGCCGTCTCCTGGACACCCCCACCCCGCCGACGGCGGTGCTCGCCGGATCTGACCTGCTCGCCCTGGGGGCGCTGCGCGCCCTGTGGGAGCGGGGTATGCGTACGCCCCAGGACATCGCCCTCGTCGCCACCGACGGCACGGAGTCAGTGCTCATGAGCACTCCCCGGCTGACGACCCTGACCCAGCCCTTTGAGGCGATGGCCCGGGCCGCTGTCGACGCCACGACCCAGCCGGAGCGCCAGGCCACGCAGACCCTGTTCCCGATGCAGCTGCTTGTCGGCGAGTCCTGCGGGTGCCCAGCCCTTGTCACACACTGA
- a CDS encoding alpha-galactosidase, with protein sequence MMLTRTVHLRHDGTSLVLATDPSGLPTVPYWGADLGPLDEEALTALLEATTRMKVDNDPDLVTAPSILPAAWTGWSGRPGLVGHRGDGTAWSPRLTAARVLVRGSDGADEVVEEGAVRVVDDGSVVVDLKDRAAGLTVSVELAVAAGGVVQARAVLTNDDEQAYSLEELSLALPVPLEHDEVLDLTGRWGRERSPQRHRATFGTYLREGRHGRTGFDATGVLVCGQEGFDFRGGELRGLHVACPANHRTYLDRLPEGYQVLGGGELLMPGEVSLAHGESYTGPWLHFVHGAGLDEAAQRLHAWQRSLDTSPSADRPVTLNVWEAVYFDHSLPTLLRLADLAAKVGIERYVLDDGWFGSRRDDTSGLGDWVVSDEVWPDGLGPLVDHVTGLGMQFGLWFEPEMVNLDSDVARAHPEWIMAAGEELPLSWRHQYVLNLAIPEAWEHVRSQVDALLTQYPISYIKWDHNRDVFDGGDRTRGGRASVSAQTRAALALMDRLRADHPGLEIESCSSGGARIDLEMVRHTQRFWVSDDIDPHERQSIVRWTQQLIAPERLGTHVASHRSHTTGRQHDVSFRACTALWGHMGAEWDLTSVTQDERDALALWVDYYKRHRHTLLTGKVYRDEVGDSTMWLHGVVAQDASEAVFELACLERSPLAHQGAIRLPGLESQARYRVRPRVLGQEPSGFVAPPWFNDGEGVVLTGGVAGAVGLAAPTLNPDQALLIEVERV encoded by the coding sequence ATGATGCTCACTCGCACGGTGCACCTGCGCCATGACGGAACCTCGCTCGTGCTGGCAACCGACCCGTCGGGCCTGCCCACCGTTCCCTACTGGGGTGCCGACCTCGGTCCGCTGGACGAGGAGGCCCTCACGGCCCTGCTGGAGGCCACCACCCGGATGAAGGTGGACAACGACCCGGACCTCGTCACGGCTCCGAGCATCCTGCCGGCTGCCTGGACCGGCTGGTCGGGCAGGCCTGGTCTCGTGGGTCACCGGGGCGACGGGACGGCCTGGTCCCCGCGCCTGACGGCTGCCCGGGTGCTGGTCCGGGGCTCTGACGGAGCCGACGAGGTGGTCGAGGAGGGTGCTGTGCGCGTCGTGGATGACGGCAGCGTCGTCGTTGACCTGAAGGACCGCGCCGCAGGGCTGACCGTCTCCGTCGAGCTCGCAGTGGCGGCCGGTGGCGTCGTCCAGGCGCGGGCCGTGCTGACCAACGACGATGAGCAGGCCTACTCGCTGGAGGAGCTGAGCCTGGCGCTGCCCGTGCCGCTGGAGCACGACGAGGTGCTCGACCTGACCGGGCGCTGGGGACGGGAGCGCAGCCCGCAGCGTCATCGCGCCACCTTCGGCACCTACCTGCGTGAGGGACGCCACGGACGCACCGGCTTCGACGCCACCGGTGTCCTGGTGTGCGGGCAGGAGGGCTTCGACTTCCGTGGCGGCGAGCTGCGTGGGCTGCACGTGGCCTGTCCGGCCAACCACCGCACCTACCTCGACCGCCTGCCCGAGGGCTACCAGGTCCTGGGTGGGGGCGAGCTGCTCATGCCTGGTGAGGTCAGCCTCGCTCACGGCGAGTCCTACACCGGCCCGTGGCTGCACTTTGTCCACGGTGCGGGCCTGGACGAGGCGGCTCAGCGGCTGCACGCCTGGCAGCGCAGCCTGGACACCTCTCCGTCGGCTGACCGTCCGGTGACCCTCAACGTCTGGGAGGCCGTCTACTTCGACCACTCCCTGCCCACGCTCCTGCGGCTGGCGGACCTCGCCGCGAAGGTGGGTATCGAGCGTTACGTGCTTGACGACGGCTGGTTCGGCTCGCGCCGGGACGACACGTCCGGGCTGGGGGACTGGGTGGTCTCCGACGAGGTCTGGCCGGACGGGCTCGGGCCGCTCGTCGACCACGTCACCGGGCTCGGGATGCAGTTCGGGCTCTGGTTCGAGCCGGAGATGGTCAACCTCGACTCTGACGTCGCGCGCGCCCACCCGGAGTGGATCATGGCGGCGGGCGAGGAGCTGCCGCTGAGCTGGCGCCACCAGTACGTGCTCAACCTGGCTATCCCGGAGGCCTGGGAGCATGTGCGCTCGCAGGTGGACGCACTGTTGACGCAGTACCCGATCTCCTACATCAAGTGGGACCACAACCGCGACGTCTTCGACGGCGGGGACCGCACGCGTGGCGGTCGGGCCAGCGTCTCGGCGCAGACCCGCGCGGCGCTGGCCCTCATGGACCGCCTGCGTGCTGACCACCCCGGTCTGGAGATCGAGTCCTGCTCCTCCGGCGGGGCGCGGATCGACCTGGAGATGGTGCGTCACACCCAGCGCTTCTGGGTCTCGGACGACATCGATCCGCACGAGCGCCAGTCCATCGTGCGCTGGACCCAGCAGCTTATCGCTCCTGAGCGTCTGGGCACCCACGTGGCCTCGCACCGCTCGCACACCACTGGTCGTCAGCACGACGTCAGCTTCCGCGCCTGCACCGCCCTGTGGGGGCACATGGGGGCTGAGTGGGACCTGACGAGCGTCACCCAGGACGAGCGTGACGCCCTGGCGCTGTGGGTCGACTACTACAAGAGGCACCGCCACACGCTCCTGACGGGCAAGGTCTACCGGGACGAGGTGGGTGACTCGACGATGTGGCTGCACGGCGTGGTCGCCCAGGACGCCTCGGAGGCAGTCTTTGAGCTTGCCTGCCTGGAGCGCAGTCCTCTGGCGCACCAGGGAGCAATCCGCCTGCCGGGCCTGGAGAGCCAGGCGCGCTACCGCGTCCGTCCCCGGGTCCTGGGACAGGAGCCCAGCGGATTCGTGGCGCCGCCGTGGTTCAACGACGGTGAGGGCGTCGTCCTGACCGGTGGTGTGGCGGGGGCCGTCGGGCTGGCTGCTCCCACCCTCAACCCCGACCAGGCGCTGCTGATCGAGGTCGAACGGGTCTGA
- a CDS encoding GntR family transcriptional regulator produces the protein MQIDDSRPIWVQLVAELRLRIVSGQWAPGSRIPSVRELASSAGVNPNTVQRALAELDRTGLTAAERTAGRFVTADGAVLDAVRAELAAEATDAYLASIAGLGMGLDEITDLLAARWPATDSWTTRHTKGELS, from the coding sequence ATGCAGATTGACGACTCGCGTCCGATCTGGGTCCAGCTCGTCGCCGAGCTCCGCCTGAGGATCGTCTCGGGCCAGTGGGCGCCGGGAAGCAGGATCCCCAGCGTGCGTGAGCTGGCCTCAAGCGCTGGCGTCAACCCCAATACGGTCCAGCGTGCGCTGGCCGAGCTTGACCGCACGGGGTTGACGGCGGCCGAGCGCACCGCCGGACGCTTCGTCACCGCTGACGGTGCCGTCCTGGACGCCGTGCGTGCCGAGCTGGCCGCCGAGGCCACTGACGCCTATCTCGCCTCGATCGCCGGGCTCGGCATGGGCCTGGACGAGATTACCGACCTGCTCGCAGCGCGCTGGCCCGCCACCGACAGCTGGACCACCCGTCACACCAAAGGAGAGCTCTCATGA
- a CDS encoding ABC transporter ATP-binding protein — MTPTHVPAHDPGGGTPPAAAGECPSASTSTARPSGTIPAVPGGSDRNAVVVKHLTRRFGSLTALDDLSLTLPAGRVTGLMGSNGSGKTTLLKILAGVLSDYDGEVSVAGYAPGPESKARVSFLPDAAFLAESLTVPAAISQFARLFTDFDADKARILCQHFTLPQDRTLKGMSKGMGEKLKIALTMSRRAEVYLLDEPISGVDPATREVILDGILSDFDPGALLLVSTHLIADVEPIVDSVVFLDQGRLRLAGDADDLRQAHGMGLDALFRKEYR; from the coding sequence ATGACCCCCACTCATGTCCCAGCACACGACCCTGGGGGCGGCACGCCCCCTGCTGCGGCTGGAGAGTGTCCGTCGGCGTCAACCTCCACAGCCCGCCCCAGCGGCACCATTCCTGCTGTTCCCGGCGGGAGCGACCGCAACGCCGTCGTCGTGAAGCACCTGACCAGACGCTTCGGGAGCCTGACGGCCCTGGACGATCTCAGCCTCACCTTGCCCGCTGGCCGCGTCACGGGGCTCATGGGCTCGAACGGCTCAGGCAAGACCACGTTGCTCAAGATCCTGGCTGGAGTGCTTTCCGACTACGACGGTGAGGTGAGCGTTGCGGGCTACGCGCCAGGGCCGGAGTCCAAGGCTCGTGTCTCCTTCCTGCCGGACGCAGCGTTCCTGGCGGAGTCATTGACGGTGCCGGCAGCCATCAGCCAGTTCGCCCGGCTTTTCACGGACTTCGACGCCGACAAGGCACGCATACTCTGCCAACACTTCACGCTTCCCCAGGACCGCACCCTGAAGGGCATGAGCAAAGGCATGGGGGAGAAGCTGAAGATCGCGCTGACGATGTCCCGCCGGGCCGAGGTCTACCTCCTGGATGAGCCGATCTCCGGGGTGGACCCTGCCACCCGTGAGGTCATCCTCGACGGCATCCTGTCCGACTTCGACCCGGGCGCCCTCCTGCTCGTCTCCACCCACCTCATCGCCGACGTCGAACCGATCGTGGACTCCGTGGTCTTTCTTGACCAGGGCCGGCTCCGACTGGCCGGTGACGCCGATGACCTGCGCCAGGCCCACGGCATGGGGCTGGACGCCCTGTTCAGGAAGGAGTACCGCTGA
- the mnmA gene encoding tRNA 2-thiouridine(34) synthase MnmA encodes MRVLAALSGGVDSAVAAARAVDAGHEVVGVHMALTRNRAQTRSGSRGCCSIEDSADARWAAEILGIPFYVWDLSEEFEDRVVADFLSEYRAGRTPNPCVRCNERVKFDALLERGLVMGFDAVATGHYARLTGGASSGRPGDARGLCLSRAADSAKDQSYVLAVSGRQGLSRALFPLGDAPSKAAVRAEAAERGLPVADKPDSYDICFVADGDTRGFLQRSLGAQEGVLVSPDGKVLGRHSGYFGFTIGQRRGLGLDRPAPDGQPRYVLATRPATNEVVVGARELLSRHEIEADGLVLLADPDEAEPAASCFQSHDGVDEPCTGQPAPAQGWTDVAVQVRAHGRPVPADVLVDPARSALHARLHEPVRGLAAGQSVVVYGGRDGERVLAQATVA; translated from the coding sequence ATGCGGGTACTGGCTGCGTTGTCGGGCGGAGTCGACTCCGCCGTCGCCGCCGCACGCGCGGTGGACGCCGGCCACGAGGTCGTGGGCGTCCACATGGCACTGACCCGCAACCGCGCCCAGACCAGGTCGGGCTCACGCGGCTGCTGCTCCATCGAGGACTCCGCGGACGCGCGCTGGGCCGCTGAGATCCTCGGTATCCCCTTCTACGTGTGGGACCTGTCCGAGGAGTTCGAGGACAGGGTCGTGGCGGACTTCCTGTCCGAGTACCGCGCAGGCCGCACACCCAACCCCTGTGTCCGATGCAACGAGCGGGTCAAGTTCGACGCCCTGCTGGAGCGGGGCCTAGTCATGGGCTTCGACGCCGTGGCTACCGGACACTACGCCCGACTCACCGGAGGCGCGAGCTCGGGACGTCCGGGAGACGCACGCGGGCTGTGCCTGTCCCGCGCGGCTGACTCCGCCAAGGACCAGTCCTACGTGCTGGCGGTCTCCGGGCGCCAGGGCCTGTCGCGAGCGCTCTTCCCGCTCGGGGACGCCCCTTCCAAGGCCGCGGTACGCGCCGAGGCCGCCGAGCGCGGGCTGCCGGTCGCGGACAAGCCTGACTCCTACGACATCTGCTTCGTGGCCGACGGGGACACCCGTGGCTTCCTCCAGCGCTCGCTGGGAGCACAGGAGGGCGTTCTCGTCAGCCCTGACGGCAAGGTGCTGGGCAGGCACTCGGGCTACTTCGGCTTCACCATCGGCCAGCGCAGGGGCCTGGGCCTGGACCGTCCTGCACCCGACGGCCAGCCGCGCTACGTCCTTGCCACGCGCCCGGCTACCAACGAGGTCGTCGTGGGAGCGCGCGAGCTGCTCTCTCGCCATGAGATCGAGGCCGACGGCCTGGTCCTCCTGGCGGACCCGGATGAGGCAGAGCCTGCCGCGTCCTGCTTCCAGAGCCACGACGGCGTCGACGAGCCCTGTACCGGCCAGCCAGCACCGGCTCAGGGCTGGACCGACGTCGCCGTGCAGGTCCGTGCTCACGGTCGTCCGGTCCCGGCCGACGTCCTCGTCGACCCTGCACGCTCCGCCCTGCACGCGCGCCTGCATGAGCCTGTGCGCGGGCTGGCGGCAGGCCAGAGCGTCGTCGTCTACGGCGGCCGGGACGGCGAGCGGGTCCTGGCCCAGGCAACGGTCGCCTGA